Part of the Sphingobium sp. TKS genome is shown below.
GCGCTCCCCATATAGCGCCGTAGCGGCCGGTCGGCTTCGCGGCCTATCATCCTGCGATCCGGCCAAAGCGTCTAACGCCCTATCCTGATCGTGCATCGCACCGGCTCCTTGGCTTTCTCCGCCGCCCTCTCGCAAGCGGCGATGGTGTCGCGGTTCGCCTGCCGCATGTCGGCGGCATCAACGATGGCCCGCCAGCCTTCCGGGTTCCCCGCGCGCATCAGGCGGATACCGGCGTCCCACAGCGTCGGCTCGCCCATCGTGCGGCGCGCGACCCGTTCGGGCCATTGCCAGCTTTGCGGGGTCATGCTCGCGGCCAAGGCCCAGGGATCGGAGCTGGATTGCAGCATCCTACTACGTATGTTTCCCAATGCTGGCTGCCCGCCTGGCGCGCGATAAGACAGGCATGATCCAGCTTGTCCAATCCTGCGCCGATTGCGCTGTGCGAAGCTCAGCGGTCTGTAAGGGTGTCTCGGATGCGGATCTGGCCACGTTCCACCGCATCGGGCGGCGCTCGCGCGTTTCGCGCGGGCAAGGCCTCATCTGGGCGGGCGACCCGC
Proteins encoded:
- a CDS encoding DUF6118 family protein, which gives rise to MLQSSSDPWALAASMTPQSWQWPERVARRTMGEPTLWDAGIRLMRAGNPEGWRAIVDAADMRQANRDTIAACERAAEKAKEPVRCTIRIGR